The following are encoded together in the Montipora foliosa isolate CH-2021 chromosome 12, ASM3666993v2, whole genome shotgun sequence genome:
- the LOC137979637 gene encoding uncharacterized protein produces MDKFLVKPKKKPCSITPQERAKQYPGKFRADDNLLFCSTCNVVVDHHRKSVLDNHLSAVSHIKRMNESSSKRAKQQTLKTSFKCKTPAHEEKVKVCHEWIRACAAANIPLNKSENPVMREFLLSRVVNGGAIPKGTQLRDHLLDVYELEKEELKQKIKEANVAIMVDELCDDNGRCVIDVMATILDFDELSPSNGNIAYLLDTHFVTETNNKTVSQAVVKTINDYGIDFDRVLIFNTDNATYMKKAFRETLSCLFSSCVHITCHSHIISLVAGDFKRHFSFVTEFAKCMRNLFFIPSGRKARFLKYMNDCAGDLQGKATMPPNPSTKSWSAWFDSAVYHAKHFNVYEDFITQEIQRCGRNAASASLLRLEEMYGDDTFMKMLHAQLRVVAYTGPTLMHLMDYFQQRIPHVTQSHNKMESLLCILHSNSSLSEDKLDFCFQGTSMSFTSDEKSDVAHTVR; encoded by the coding sequence ATGGATAAGTTTCTGGtgaaaccaaagaaaaagcCATGTAGCATTACGCCACAAGAGCGGGCTAAGCAGTATCCCGGGAAGTTCCGTGCAGATGACAACTTGTTATTTTGTTCAACTTGTAATGTTGTTGTGGATCAccaccggaagtcagttcttgACAATCACCTTTCGGCTGTTTCACACATCAAGCGAATGAACGAATCCTCTTCGAAGCGAGCGAAACAACAGACATTGAAGACTTCTTTTAAGTGCAAAACTCCAGCACACGAAGAGAAAGTGAAAGTCTGCCATGAGTGGATAAGGGCGTGTGCTGCTGCAAACATACCGCTAAACAAATCAGAAAATCCTGTAATGCGTGAATTTCTTCTCTCCCGTGTAGTCAATGGTGGTGCGATCCCTAAGGGCACACAGCTTCGGGACCACTTATTAGATGTTTATGAGTTGGAAAAGGAAGAACTTAAGCAGAAAATAAAAGAGGCAAATGTCGCTATCATGGTAGACGAGCTTTGCGACGATAATGGTCGTTGTGTAATAGACGTTATGGCGACAATTCTGGACTTTGACGAGCTTTCTCCCAGTAACGGAAACATTGCCTACCTGTTAGATACGCACTTtgtgacagaaacaaataacaaaactgTGTCCCAAGCAGTTGTTAAGACTATCAATGACTATGGAATAGACtttgatcgtgtcctgattttTAATACTGACAATGCTACTTACATGAAAAAGGCTTTCAGAGAAACTCTTTCATGTTTGTTCTCGAGTTGTGTCCATATCACCTGCCACAGCCACATCATAAGTCTAGTGGCTGGTGATTTTAAGCGACATTTCAGCTTTGTCACAGAGTTCGCCAAGTGCATgaggaatttattttttattccaaGTGGACGCAAAGCTCGTTTCCTGAAATACATGAATGACTGTGCGGGTGATCTCCAGGGCAAAGCTACTATGCCTCCCAATCCATCAACGAAGAGCTGGTCAGCATGGTTTGACTCAGCTGTGTACCACGCGAAGCACTTTAACGTCTATGAGGATTTCATCACCCAAGAGATTCAACGATGTGGTAGAAATGCTGCAAGTGCCTCGTTGTTGCGGCTTGAGGAAATGTATGGAGATGACACATTCATGAAGATGCTGCACGCCCAGCTCAGGGTTGTTGCTTACACTGGCCCAACATTGATGCATCTAATGGATTATTTTCAACAGAGAATCCCTCATGTAACACAGTCACACAACAAAATGGAGAGTCTCCTATGCATCCTTCACTCGAATTCTTCATTAAGTGAAGACAAGTTGGACTTCTGCTTCCAAGGCACATCGATGTCATTTACCAGCGACGAGAAGTCTGATGTTGCTCACACTGTCAGGTGA
- the LOC137980526 gene encoding tropomyosin alpha-1 chain-like yields MGNDKEGKASDSKRGEGRKRLRDGGSQTDEEDLMASGRSTSARLDEMNAKLDKVLAVCGEIESLKKEIGELKGELKDLKESLEFAGKEIISLKAEMAEISTTVKENGEDMNSFDTDIEVLKRRNIKLEAYTRRENIRIYNIKEESDENTEEQVRNLFVAKLRIPQNDVDAIRFERVHRIPVKPSSHRSQSRGPRPVIVRFSHYQNKEFIRSFYKNLKGTKIGISDDFPREVEEIHKTLYPVLKQAKRGQKRAVFNFDKLIINGQIYRGEETKNLPYYGNIMKNFV; encoded by the coding sequence ATGGGAAACGATAAAGAAGGAAAAGCCTCCGATTCCAAGCGCGGAGAAGGTCGTAAAAGACTCAGAGATGGTGGATCTCAAACAGATGAAGAAGACCTCATGGCATCCGGGCGCTCAACTTCGGCTCGCCTCGACGAAATGAACGCTAAATTAGACAAAGTTCTCGCAGTATGCGGCGAAATTGAATCACTCAAGAAAGAAATAGGTGAGCTAAAAGGAGAACTTAAAGATCTGAAAGAGTCACTAGAATTTGCCGGGAAAGAGATCATCAGCTTAAAAGCAGAAATGGCTGAAATTTCCACGACAGTTAAAGAAAACGGTGAGGATATGAATTCCTTTGATACTGACATTGAAGTTTTGAAGCGGAGAAATATCAAATTGGAGGCCTACACAAGGCGCGAAAATATAAGAATCTACAACATCAAAGAAGAATCTGATGAAAACACCGAAGAACAGGTTAGAAATCTATTTGTCGCTAAACTGCGAATTCCTCAAAACGATGTTGACGCCATTCGCTTCGAAAGGGTGCATAGAATCCCGGTGAAACCATCAAGTCATAGATCGCAAAGTCGTGGTCCAAGACCAGTAATTGTTAGATTTAGTCACTATCAGAATAAGGAATTTATCCGCTCCTTTTACAAGAACCTAAAGGGAACTAAGATTGGAATTTCGGACGACTTTCCGAGAGAGGTTGAAGAGATTCATAAAACTCTCTATCCAGttttaaaacaagcgaaacgcGGACAGAAAAGGGCTGTCTTCAACTTCGACAAACTAATCATAAATGGCCAAATCTACAGAGGAGAAGAGACCAAGAACCTCCCCTATTATGGAAACATTATGAAAAACTTCGTATAA
- the LOC137980523 gene encoding kelch-like protein 3, whose product MSQSSASIDMEEYVEAAAFEIEDLNTSASHSNMADLSQPMPSDPSKHCQELLCRLDALRRKESFFDVTVSVKDKEFKAHRLVLAAASPFFLSLLVSDMRERKEQFIRIELEEATGSVMEEVLKYIYTGNVAVTKENAHDLVAVADYLLLPGMKTLACDVLEENITNENCIFNYYFADKYQCLELMEESCEFINSNFSSVMETDDFLKLDIEQVMKWVSSDYVTVGSEEEIFKGIVQWVSHKKSERESNFAELLRQVRLKSMSHDFLFNELVNEELVATSNASLNFVLRSMKCIVDPFCEDAAKPPRKCLERCADVIFVCGGRTALCYVPQKDIWYQLPDMLFEHQDHAVVQYRDKICIFGGQRVEPRESQVIEYFLSSTNSWGTLEGRHENDNFFSLAVLAGCIYALVKYSFDADVFLYKLDDNVCEAVAHPPTIRYGACLVSDKRRLYLVGGSSLPLLQTSQTVERFDPILATWEEVAAMNEARCEAFGAAMNGKIYIAGGIKKIGGHYTVLKSCELYDPSTNEWQVISNLKVCRQAANMVCVQEALYVVGGFKGIQKSSRELSVEVFQLGACEWKSKSTIPTNFENENPEDRKKKIHFKACVAAIHKSLLEKLGEL is encoded by the coding sequence ATGTCGCAAAGTTCTGCGAGTATCGACATGGAAGAATACGTGGAAGCAGCTGCATTCGAAATCGAAGATTTGAACACTTCCGCATCCcattccaatatggcggaccttTCACAACCAATGCCATCAGATCCATCAAAACACTGTCAGGAACTTCTCTGTCGTCTGGATGCTCTGAGAAGAAAAGAGAGTTTCTTCGATGTAACAGTATCAGTAAAAGACAAAGAATTTAAAGCTCACAGGCTTGTGTTAGCAGCAGCAAGCccgttttttctttcacttctgGTCAGTGACATGAGAGAGAGAAAGGAACAGTTCATCAGGATAGAACTTGAAGAAGCAACGGGGTCAGTCATGGAAGAAGTTCTTAAATACATTTACACCGGTAATGTTGCAGTCACCAAGGAGAACGCCCACGACTTAGTGGCAGTAGCGGACTATCTTCTTTTACCAGGTATGAAAACTTTGGCTTGCgatgttttggaggaaaacattacAAATGAAAACTGCATTTTCAATTATTACTTTGCCGACAAATATCAGTGTTTGGAATTAATGGAGGAGTCCTGCGAGTTTATTAATTCTAATTTCAGTTCAGTCATGGAAACAGACGACTTCCTGAAGCTCGATATTGAACAAGTCATGAAATGGGTGTCCAGTGATTATGTCACCGTTGGCTCTGAGGAAGAAATTTTTAAAGGAATAGTACAGTGGGTGTCTCACAAGAAGAGTGAACGAGAAAGCAACTTTGCTGAATTGTTGAGACAAGTCCGCCTGAAATCCATGTCTCACGACTTTCTTTTCAACGAATTAGTCAATGAAGAACTGGTAGCAACAAGTAATGCAAGTTTGAATTTTGTGTTGAGATCCATGAAGTGCATTGTTGATCCCTTCTGTGAAGATGCTGCCAAGCCACCCAGGAAGTGCTTGGAGAGGTGCGCAGATGTGATTTTTGTTTGTGGTGGACGGACAGCCTTATGCTATGTACCCCAGAAAGACATTTGGTATCAGTTGCCAGACATGTTATTTGAACATCAAGATCATGCTGTTGTTCAATACAGAGATAAAATCTGCATTTTTGGGGGACAGCGTGTTGAACCCAGAGAATCTCAAGTAATAGAATACTTTCTTTCTTCCACTAATTCCTGGGGGACACTTGAAGGAAGAcatgaaaatgacaattttttttctttagcagTTCTAGCTGGTTGCATCTATGCATTAGTTAAATATTCATTTGATGCTGACGTTTTTCTCTATAAGCTCGATGACAATGTTTGTGAGGCTGTGGCTCATCCACCAACTATTCGCTATGGAGCTTGTTTAGTCAGTGATAAAAGACGCCTTTACTTAGTAGGAGGAAGTAGTTTGCCTTTGCTTCAAACATCTCAAACAGTGGAAAGGTTTGATCCTATCTTGGCCACATGGGAGGAGGTTGCAGCTATGAATGAAGCAAGATGTGAAGCTTTTGGAGCAGCCATGAATGGCAAGATCTACATAGCAGGTGGcataaagaaaattgggggacATTATACAGTACTGAAATCTTGTGAGCTATATGACCCATCAACTAATGAATGGCAAGTTATTAGTAACCTCAAGGTGTGTCGTCAAGCTGCAAACATGGTATGTGTTCAAGAAGCCCTTTATGTGGTTGGTGGCTTCAAAGGCATACAAAAGTCTTCAAGAGAGTTATCAGTGGAAGTGTTTCAGTTAGGAGCATGTGAATGGAAAAGTAAGTCCACTATACCCACtaactttgaaaatgaaaatcctgAGGATCGAAAGAAAAAGATTCATTTTAAGGCATGTGTTGCAGCGATCCACAAGAGCCTATTAGAAAAGCTAGGTGAGCTTTGA
- the LOC137980524 gene encoding uncharacterized protein, producing the protein MDHTYAFSFGDIIDIKESRQSIQEQLEVKEEILINLKKKVGQLQKEIDEYKQREFTLEKFKNDNSAIKFYTGFPNYTALLAFHNYLKPKVAKLQYWGAKNVPDSRPYQEEGKNKPGRTRQLSSLTELFIVLVRLKVGLFVRDLVDRFGISVANFSKIFCTWINFLYLELPQLFPFPSQESVRKNMPQQFALYPTTRVIIDCTEVFVEVPSSMLAQSQTWSNYKHHNTFKVLIGISPNGQVIFVSKLWGGRISDKCITEKSGLMQYLKPGDNIMADRGFEITNILPPGVGLNIPPFKGARAQLTAEEVNETVHIASVRIHVERAIGRVKNYHILDGTLPLTLAHTADQIFSVCAYLTNFLPPLLPPIKSK; encoded by the coding sequence ATGGACCATACATATGCATTTAGCTTTGGCGACATCATTGATATAAAAGAATCAAGGCAGTCTATACAGGAGCAGCTTGAAGTAAAGGAGGAAATATTGATAAACCTTAAGAAAAAAGTTGGGCAGctgcaaaaagaaattgatGAGTATAAACAACGGGAATTTACACTTGAAAAGTTTAAGAATGACAACTCTGCGATTAAATTTTACACAGGCTTTCCCAATTACACAGCGCTACTAGCATTTCATAATTACCTCAAACCAAAAGTAGCCAAACTACAATACTGGGGTGCAAAAAATGTACCTGACTCCAGACCATATCAGGAGGAAGGGAAAAATAAGCCAGGCCGCACGAGGCAATTAAGTTCTTTAACTGAACTGTTTATTGTCCTTGTTAGATTAAAGGTTGGTCTTTTTGTTAGAGATCTAGTTGACAGATTTGGCATTTCTGTTGCAAACTTTAGTAAGATATTCTGTACATGGATTAATTTCTTGTATTTAGAGTTGCCTCAATTATTCCCTTTCCCTTCTCAGGAATCAGTGCGGAAAAACATGCCACAACAATTTGCCCTGTACCCTACTACTCGAGTGATTATTGACTGCACAGAGGTTTTTGTGGAGGTACCATCCTCAATGTTGGCCCAGTCACAGACCTGGTCCAACTACAAACACCATAATACATTCAAAGTATTAATTGGAATTTCCCCAAATGGCCaagtaatttttgtttcaaagttgTGGGGTGGTAGGATTTCAGATAAGTGCATAACAGAAAAGTCTGGCTTAATGCAATACCTTAAACCTGGAGATAACATCATGGCTGATCGCGGTTTTGAAATCACCAATATTTTACCCCCAGGTGTTGGCCTTAATATACCTCCATTTAAAGGTGCCAGGGCCCAGTTAACAGCTGAAGAAGTGAATGAAACAGTTCATATTGCTTCTGTGCGAATTCACGTAGAGCGGGCAATAGGTAGAGTCAAGAACTATCACATCCTTGATGGCACTCTACCTTTGACCCTGGCCCATACTGCAGATCAAATATTTTCAGTCTGTGCCTACCTAACCAATTTTTTGCCTCCTCTTCTCCCCCCtataaaaagcaaataa